The Bacteriovorax sp. BAL6_X genome window below encodes:
- the lon gene encoding endopeptidase La: protein MNEYEEYNVQIKDSQGDEKFPEDVVIIPIMNSPIFPGMIAPIILTEDKFTAELDEYLIKSGYLALNLVKNDLKNEEGEIDPSIQEDLDSREITSKDIYKVGVLCKVVKRLKLPDGSVNVLVHGIKRYRASNIYEQSPLLRAKYEVFDDILEEDEELDAYTRSIINQVKKLSEVNAYFNEEMKLAMINSSSPGALADLVAFALSLDIPEAQDFLETLVVKKRFGKLLVYLKREKDVADIQKKISDEVNDKVNKYQREYFLREQLKVIKSELGLEEDDKARDISKLKERILEAKLPEDVLKSVNEEIERLEVIPDSSPEYNVTRTYLNWIVDLPWSKSTEDHVDMDKAQKILEKEHYGLEKAKERIMEFLAVRKLKPQFDGTILCLAGPPGVGKTSMGKSIAESLGRKFYRFSLGGMRDEAEIKGHRRTYVGAMPGRLIQAMKRVEVNNPVIMLDEIDKLGQSFQGDPASALLEVLDPEQNHNFIDHYLDVPFDLSKVLFISTANYIGDIPEPLLDRMEIIELSGYTMEEKLSIATKWVIPKQIKKHGLEKKDISLTKSTLKKLIEDYAREPGVRVMEQMIAKMCRRAALEKVKAKRHKVFNPKPTELEDILGTARYQSEKALKKLCPGMTTGLAWTGYGGDILYIETLSLNGKGFKLTGQLGDVMNESANLAYSYVKQLLQNEMEEFFKMKPKRKASDENEDDMEDFLSEREVHLHLPAGATPKDGPSAGITMALALYSLAHNVTIKSNLAMTGELSLTGKVLPVGGIKEKVLAAKRAGITNIMLPIDNEKDLKEVPERHRKGMKFYPVAHFDEVLKIALPKFKPKFK from the coding sequence ATGAATGAATACGAAGAGTACAACGTGCAAATTAAAGACTCTCAAGGAGATGAAAAATTTCCTGAAGATGTTGTAATCATACCTATTATGAATAGCCCGATTTTTCCGGGAATGATTGCGCCAATTATTTTAACTGAAGATAAGTTCACTGCTGAATTAGATGAGTATCTAATTAAAAGTGGTTATCTTGCTCTTAACCTTGTTAAGAATGATCTTAAAAATGAAGAAGGAGAAATTGATCCTTCTATTCAAGAAGACCTAGACTCTAGGGAAATAACTTCAAAGGATATTTATAAAGTAGGTGTTCTTTGTAAGGTAGTTAAAAGATTGAAGTTACCGGATGGTTCAGTTAATGTTCTCGTTCACGGTATAAAAAGATACCGTGCTTCAAATATTTACGAACAATCTCCACTACTAAGAGCTAAGTACGAAGTATTTGACGATATCTTAGAAGAAGATGAAGAGCTTGATGCATACACTCGTTCGATCATCAATCAGGTTAAAAAACTGAGTGAAGTAAATGCTTACTTTAACGAAGAAATGAAACTTGCGATGATTAACTCTTCTTCACCTGGAGCGCTCGCTGACTTGGTTGCATTTGCACTATCGCTAGATATTCCAGAAGCACAAGATTTTCTAGAAACCCTTGTTGTTAAGAAACGTTTTGGAAAGCTATTAGTATATCTAAAAAGAGAAAAAGATGTTGCTGATATTCAAAAGAAAATTTCTGATGAAGTAAACGATAAGGTTAATAAGTATCAGAGAGAATACTTCCTACGTGAACAGCTCAAGGTAATTAAATCTGAGCTTGGTCTAGAAGAAGACGACAAGGCCCGTGATATCAGTAAGCTTAAAGAAAGAATTCTTGAAGCAAAACTACCGGAAGATGTTCTTAAATCTGTAAACGAAGAAATTGAAAGACTTGAGGTAATTCCTGATTCTTCTCCAGAGTACAATGTTACTCGTACATACCTAAATTGGATTGTCGATCTTCCTTGGTCAAAATCAACTGAAGATCATGTTGATATGGATAAGGCGCAGAAGATTCTTGAAAAAGAACACTATGGCCTTGAAAAAGCAAAAGAAAGAATTATGGAGTTCTTGGCCGTTCGTAAGTTAAAGCCACAATTTGATGGAACAATTCTTTGTTTAGCAGGTCCTCCTGGTGTTGGTAAAACATCGATGGGGAAATCAATTGCGGAATCTTTAGGTCGTAAATTCTATCGTTTTTCTCTTGGTGGTATGAGAGATGAGGCAGAGATTAAAGGACATAGAAGAACATATGTTGGAGCAATGCCTGGCCGCTTAATCCAAGCGATGAAGCGTGTTGAGGTGAATAATCCTGTCATCATGCTTGATGAAATCGACAAGCTAGGACAATCTTTCCAAGGCGACCCAGCATCCGCGCTACTAGAGGTTTTAGATCCTGAGCAAAACCATAACTTTATCGATCACTACCTAGATGTTCCTTTTGATCTTTCGAAAGTTCTTTTCATCTCGACAGCTAATTACATTGGCGATATTCCTGAGCCTCTTTTAGATCGTATGGAGATTATTGAACTTAGTGGTTATACGATGGAAGAAAAGCTTTCAATCGCGACTAAATGGGTAATTCCAAAACAAATTAAAAAACATGGATTAGAAAAGAAAGATATTAGCCTGACAAAATCCACTCTTAAGAAGTTAATCGAAGATTATGCACGTGAGCCAGGTGTTCGTGTGATGGAGCAGATGATCGCTAAAATGTGTCGTCGTGCTGCGCTTGAAAAAGTTAAGGCCAAGAGACATAAGGTATTTAATCCAAAACCTACAGAACTTGAAGATATCTTAGGAACTGCACGCTATCAAAGTGAGAAGGCACTGAAAAAGCTTTGTCCTGGTATGACTACGGGGCTTGCTTGGACTGGTTACGGTGGTGATATTCTTTATATCGAAACACTTTCTCTTAATGGCAAAGGTTTCAAGCTAACTGGTCAGTTAGGTGATGTAATGAATGAGTCTGCTAATCTTGCATATAGTTATGTTAAGCAACTTCTTCAAAATGAGATGGAAGAATTTTTCAAAATGAAGCCTAAGAGAAAGGCTTCAGATGAAAATGAAGATGATATGGAAGACTTCCTTTCTGAAAGAGAAGTTCACCTTCACCTTCCAGCTGGTGCGACTCCAAAAGATGGGCCATCTGCAGGTATTACAATGGCACTTGCTCTTTACTCGCTTGCTCACAATGTGACAATTAAGAGTAACCTGGCCATGACTGGTGAGCTATCTTTAACAGGTAAGGTTCTTCCTGTTGGTGGAATTAAAGAGAAAGTATTAGCTGCAAAGAGAGCAGGTATTACGAATATCATGTTACCAATTGATAATGAAAAGGATTTAAAGGAAGTTCCTGAAAGACATAGAAAGGGAATGAAGTTCTATCCTGTTGCGCACTTTGATGAAGTTTTAAAAATAGCGCTTCCAAAATTCAAACCAAAATTTAAGTAA
- the rpsI gene encoding 30S ribosomal protein S9: protein MAKGKTWDSQAVGRRKSSVARVYMAAGTGKVVVNNRDIKEYFTKGTDRYVVNQPLNLLKLADKYDLKINVTGGGTTGQAGATRLGIARAILKIDAALRGELKSAGFLTRDPRKVERQKAGQKGARAKYQFSKR, encoded by the coding sequence ATGGCTAAAGGAAAAACTTGGGATTCACAGGCAGTTGGTAGAAGAAAATCTTCAGTTGCTAGAGTTTATATGGCTGCAGGAACTGGTAAAGTTGTTGTTAATAATAGAGATATCAAAGAGTACTTCACAAAAGGTACAGATAGATACGTTGTTAACCAACCTCTAAACCTACTTAAACTTGCAGATAAATATGATCTAAAGATCAACGTTACTGGTGGTGGAACTACTGGTCAAGCGGGTGCTACTCGTCTTGGTATTGCAAGAGCAATTCTTAAGATCGATGCAGCTCTTAGAGGCGAGCTTAAATCAGCTGGATTCCTTACAAGAGATCCAAGAAAAGTTGAAAGACAAAAAGCTGGTCAGAAAGGTGCAAGAGCAAAGTACCAATTCTCGAAGCGTTAA
- the rplM gene encoding 50S ribosomal protein L13, with translation MYTEKSFVLKPADADKKWHLIDATDMVVGRLATEIANVLRGKNSPKYTPHTDSGDFVVVINAEKVRFTGNKWNDKVYYRHTGYAGGLKERTAKEQLERKPEAILMNAVKGMLPKNSLGRKQLTKLKVFAGSEHAHSAQNPVEYKF, from the coding sequence ATGTACACTGAGAAATCATTTGTGTTGAAGCCAGCAGACGCTGACAAAAAATGGCACTTAATTGATGCTACTGATATGGTAGTTGGACGTTTAGCAACTGAAATCGCTAATGTATTAAGAGGAAAGAACTCACCAAAGTACACTCCTCATACAGATTCTGGTGATTTTGTTGTTGTTATTAACGCAGAAAAAGTTAGATTTACTGGGAATAAGTGGAACGATAAAGTTTACTACAGACACACAGGGTATGCTGGTGGACTTAAAGAAAGAACTGCTAAAGAACAATTAGAAAGAAAGCCAGAAGCGATTCTTATGAACGCTGTAAAGGGTATGCTTCCTAAGAATTCTCTAGGTAGAAAACAACTAACAAAACTTAAGGTTTTTGCTGGATCTGAGCATGCTCATAGCGCTCAAAACCCAGTAGAATACAAATTCTAG
- a CDS encoding outer membrane protein assembly factor has protein sequence MVILRLILTFIFIFGTALGAKNIHIKNVDIDCTGREECLFIIESFKKYEGKELTREELSRIIQFELTKPYYKTFYYEVKKNRLNIVVETKPRILSINVEGTDSVLNRRIKNDFKLKEGDYFDEMAAQDGLKTIGKEYFKKGSKVGSISKELNQEGIKITLNLFKNEIRRLEEIKLNGLAGLKLFEAEKFWHRIKGNSLDFTNYKKMLQEYRSLLIRNGFWLSRVKEELNVLKNGNYELVFNVELGSRFGVNFHNNYRLNHNVLLSHVKKYIQNNKGRFDDISLNRHIVNLYRENGYYYAKSKLTEARGVDINGNKILNFYFTLNEGRKVKVAQINFNGNHFKNRKKLNEVYYKTDSDLLKADYLHERGLENASEKIKEIYVKDGYIFVNIEKPKVDFIDGGDAAIVSFSISEGSQYVLSKINIEGVEDEEARYFIKDVLKNKIGRPFNVVHIDEDLKNALVSLKTRGYYFSTYTEKRPKKIVNVNSATNEIELNLKFGVGVKTYLGNVIVTGNSTTKDVVIRRELPLERGDLVTPKAMNDFIARLRELGLFSNVNISSFVGEEVSPTEKYLNFVIKVTEKDFGLAEIAPGFRTDLGLKFSTTISYNNFNGMNRSFIFKAQTNWRTDFSYLDDRRREDSRKLLEGLVQFQYVEPYLFYDLFKSKVTFKATARYERKRYSDFDADIISFSPQLIKTFSDVLSMTLTYEFDNIRQFDATDAIDEDKYIIGAIRPEISLDFRDNKTLPKKGAWFNFSWEFANPYLGSQESEDLTIDYHKAVIRNFNYIPMGDITLATSIALGYEHNFSSDIVKDSSGNIIIDTDGKPMTTGYIPPLKVFRLIGRDYLRGYSDLESGRLTDGTYINDTTVRGEAFFVNFRLEPRYYIGDYSAIAVFFDAGRVFVDKIDNFDLLKSVGMSFKFFTPIGSLDFDYGIKLDRIGGDSFGRFHITIGQF, from the coding sequence ATGGTCATTCTAAGATTAATTCTCACATTCATTTTTATTTTTGGTACTGCTCTAGGTGCTAAAAATATTCACATTAAAAATGTCGATATTGATTGTACGGGCCGTGAAGAGTGTCTTTTTATCATTGAAAGTTTTAAAAAATACGAAGGCAAGGAATTAACACGTGAAGAGTTAAGTCGTATTATTCAATTTGAATTAACTAAACCGTATTACAAAACTTTTTATTATGAAGTAAAAAAGAACCGTCTAAATATAGTTGTAGAAACAAAGCCTAGAATTCTTTCTATTAATGTAGAGGGGACAGACTCTGTTCTTAATCGTCGTATTAAAAACGATTTTAAATTGAAGGAAGGTGATTATTTTGATGAAATGGCGGCACAAGATGGTCTTAAAACCATAGGTAAAGAGTATTTCAAAAAAGGGTCAAAAGTAGGTTCAATCTCTAAAGAGTTAAATCAAGAGGGAATAAAGATTACATTAAACCTATTTAAAAACGAGATTAGACGACTAGAGGAAATAAAACTAAATGGTCTCGCTGGTTTAAAATTATTCGAAGCTGAAAAGTTCTGGCATCGTATTAAAGGAAACTCACTTGATTTTACAAATTATAAGAAAATGCTTCAAGAGTATCGTTCCTTATTAATAAGAAATGGTTTTTGGCTATCACGAGTAAAAGAAGAATTAAATGTTTTAAAGAATGGTAATTATGAGCTAGTTTTTAATGTTGAATTAGGATCTCGATTCGGTGTTAATTTTCATAATAATTATCGCTTGAATCATAACGTCCTTCTCTCCCACGTTAAAAAATATATACAAAACAATAAGGGACGATTTGATGATATTTCACTTAATCGACATATTGTTAACTTGTACCGTGAAAATGGTTATTACTATGCAAAGTCTAAACTAACAGAAGCACGTGGCGTTGATATTAATGGAAATAAAATTTTAAATTTTTATTTTACACTTAATGAAGGACGCAAGGTCAAAGTGGCCCAGATTAATTTTAATGGAAATCACTTTAAAAATCGTAAAAAACTAAATGAAGTCTACTATAAGACTGACTCTGATCTGTTAAAGGCAGACTATCTGCATGAAAGAGGACTTGAGAATGCCTCTGAGAAGATTAAAGAAATTTATGTTAAAGATGGTTATATCTTCGTTAATATTGAAAAGCCTAAAGTCGACTTTATCGATGGCGGGGATGCTGCAATCGTATCTTTCTCAATTTCAGAAGGTTCTCAGTATGTTTTAAGTAAGATCAATATTGAGGGGGTTGAAGATGAAGAGGCCAGATACTTTATTAAGGATGTACTTAAAAATAAAATAGGAAGGCCCTTCAATGTTGTTCATATTGATGAGGACTTAAAGAATGCTCTTGTTTCTCTAAAAACACGTGGTTATTACTTTAGTACTTATACTGAAAAACGTCCGAAAAAGATTGTTAATGTAAACTCGGCAACTAATGAAATTGAATTAAACCTAAAATTTGGTGTTGGTGTAAAGACCTACCTTGGTAATGTCATCGTTACTGGGAACTCAACGACAAAAGATGTTGTTATTAGAAGAGAGCTTCCGCTAGAACGTGGTGATCTCGTTACTCCTAAGGCCATGAATGATTTTATTGCTCGCTTAAGAGAACTAGGCTTATTTTCAAATGTAAATATTTCTTCATTTGTTGGTGAAGAAGTCTCACCGACAGAAAAGTACTTAAACTTTGTTATTAAAGTTACAGAGAAAGATTTTGGTCTTGCTGAAATAGCCCCAGGCTTTAGAACCGATCTCGGTTTAAAATTCTCTACTACAATTTCTTACAATAACTTCAATGGAATGAACCGCTCTTTCATCTTTAAAGCACAGACAAACTGGAGAACTGATTTCTCGTATCTTGATGATCGAAGAAGAGAGGACTCGAGAAAATTGTTAGAAGGATTAGTACAGTTTCAATATGTTGAGCCGTATCTATTCTATGATCTATTCAAATCAAAAGTAACTTTTAAGGCCACTGCTCGATATGAAAGAAAAAGATACTCTGACTTTGATGCTGATATTATTAGTTTCTCTCCACAACTAATTAAGACCTTCTCTGACGTCTTATCAATGACTCTTACTTATGAATTTGATAATATCAGACAATTTGATGCAACTGATGCAATTGATGAAGATAAATATATCATTGGTGCAATCAGGCCTGAGATATCATTAGACTTTAGAGATAATAAAACGCTTCCTAAGAAAGGCGCTTGGTTTAATTTCTCTTGGGAATTTGCAAACCCGTACCTTGGTTCACAAGAAAGCGAAGACCTAACTATTGACTATCATAAGGCCGTGATTCGCAACTTCAACTATATCCCTATGGGAGATATTACTTTAGCAACTTCGATTGCCTTAGGCTACGAGCACAACTTCTCAAGCGATATCGTTAAAGATAGCAGTGGAAATATTATTATCGATACTGATGGTAAGCCAATGACAACAGGTTATATCCCACCCTTAAAGGTTTTTCGTTTAATTGGACGCGACTATCTTCGTGGTTATAGTGATCTAGAAAGTGGAAGGCTGACAGATGGTACATATATTAATGATACAACAGTTAGAGGCGAGGCCTTCTTTGTAAACTTTAGACTTGAACCAAGATATTATATAGGTGATTATTCTGCCATTGCTGTCTTTTTTGATGCGGGACGTGTCTTTGTTGATAAAATTGATAACTTCGACCTATTGAAGTCGGTAGGTATGAGCTTTAAGTTTTTTACTCCTATTGGCTCTTTAGATTTTGACTACGGGATTAAATTAGACCGCATTGGTGGTGACTCATTTGGCCGTTTTCATATCACGATTGGCCAATTTTAG